One part of the Microbulbifer sp. THAF38 genome encodes these proteins:
- a CDS encoding neutral/alkaline non-lysosomal ceramidase N-terminal domain-containing protein produces MKKIIIRWYAAFFMLLGYTPFALSAEWLLGAGKYDITGPAADVGMVGYGETSQTTKGIHSRLWSRAFVIANAQDSERLVFVSADLQGIPQGVKQGVIAKLKSKYGNSRYTDENVMLTATHTHVGPGGYDHYVMLNMSALGYAEDNYNAIVEGIYQSIVSANNGLAEGDIYLEQGTLLNTSINRNPEPYAQNPDAEDYQYDTNKTMTQLKLVNANNEALGIINWFAVHNVSLGTSQRQLSSDHKGAASYLFEQWAASQVDTTGSFVAAFANSNLGDASPNICGPGDGCGSSEYESLVLAAEKQVTKAKSLYSASGSKLLNDLDYRHQYIYFPGYTVAGEYTGEGQQNICEGAVGWSFTAGSSWDGPSGIDGIFEGMSVENEGTEWDRSESLFESVISGFPLFGLMNAFSAAAVYEDTQDDPCQYPKPTFVERKVIGQELYTPYLPFQMFRIGSLVLVAAPGEMTTMAGRRLQEQVLSAMQGHGISTVVIAGLANAYTGYVTTHEEFDRQHYEGGHTIYGPNTLAAYQQIYTEMADAMNNDLAVDAGPTPADLSDDQIIHVIGVVYDDKRLWESFGQVWDDVRNSYSVGDTVSASFRSGHPRNNLRTGGTFIEVQRKVNGNWETYLTDNDLDTRFIWTRDTAVDCLACSFAEGQWVIGEDTPAGTYRIKHKGNWKSGWSGKITSYSGKSSSFTVNK; encoded by the coding sequence ATGAAGAAAATAATAATTCGGTGGTATGCCGCATTTTTTATGCTGCTTGGGTACACCCCCTTTGCGCTTAGCGCGGAATGGCTTTTGGGTGCAGGTAAATATGACATCACTGGCCCAGCAGCCGATGTGGGTATGGTTGGTTACGGCGAAACCAGTCAGACCACCAAGGGAATCCATAGCCGCCTATGGTCCCGTGCATTTGTGATTGCCAATGCACAGGATAGTGAGCGCCTGGTGTTTGTCTCTGCCGATTTACAGGGGATTCCCCAGGGGGTTAAACAGGGAGTAATTGCCAAACTTAAGAGCAAATATGGCAACAGCCGCTATACCGACGAGAACGTTATGCTCACGGCTACCCATACACATGTTGGGCCCGGTGGTTACGATCATTATGTGATGTTAAACATGAGCGCGCTTGGCTATGCGGAGGATAACTACAACGCGATCGTTGAAGGTATCTACCAATCAATAGTTTCTGCGAATAATGGTTTGGCAGAGGGTGACATTTATCTGGAGCAGGGCACATTGCTTAACACCAGTATCAATCGAAACCCGGAGCCATATGCGCAAAATCCGGATGCCGAGGACTATCAATACGATACCAATAAAACCATGACCCAGCTCAAGCTGGTGAATGCCAATAATGAAGCTCTAGGTATTATTAACTGGTTTGCGGTGCACAATGTTTCACTCGGTACCAGCCAGCGTCAGCTGAGTAGTGATCACAAGGGCGCTGCCAGTTATTTATTTGAACAGTGGGCAGCAAGCCAGGTGGATACCACAGGGAGTTTTGTCGCAGCCTTTGCCAATAGTAATTTGGGTGATGCTTCCCCCAATATTTGTGGCCCAGGAGATGGTTGTGGCTCTAGCGAGTATGAGAGCCTTGTGTTGGCTGCAGAAAAACAAGTAACTAAGGCTAAGTCTCTCTACAGTGCTTCCGGCAGTAAATTATTAAACGATCTCGATTACCGTCACCAGTATATTTATTTTCCCGGTTATACCGTAGCTGGAGAATATACCGGCGAAGGGCAGCAGAATATATGTGAGGGCGCCGTGGGCTGGTCATTTACTGCCGGTTCCTCCTGGGATGGCCCTAGTGGGATCGATGGTATCTTCGAGGGTATGTCTGTTGAAAATGAGGGCACCGAGTGGGATCGTAGTGAGAGCTTGTTCGAATCCGTGATCAGTGGTTTCCCGCTTTTTGGGCTGATGAATGCTTTCTCCGCTGCTGCGGTTTACGAGGATACACAGGACGATCCCTGCCAATATCCCAAGCCCACTTTTGTTGAGCGCAAAGTGATTGGACAGGAGTTGTATACCCCCTATCTGCCATTCCAGATGTTCCGTATCGGCTCTCTGGTCCTGGTCGCCGCACCGGGTGAAATGACTACTATGGCCGGTCGCCGTTTACAGGAGCAAGTATTGTCCGCGATGCAAGGTCACGGTATTTCTACCGTGGTTATTGCCGGTCTGGCCAATGCTTATACCGGTTATGTCACCACTCATGAAGAGTTTGACCGCCAGCACTACGAAGGTGGGCATACCATCTATGGCCCCAACACCCTAGCGGCTTACCAACAGATTTACACGGAAATGGCCGATGCCATGAACAATGATTTGGCGGTCGATGCTGGACCGACACCGGCGGATTTATCCGATGACCAGATCATACATGTCATTGGTGTGGTCTACGATGACAAGCGCCTATGGGAATCCTTTGGGCAGGTTTGGGATGATGTGCGTAACAGCTATTCCGTTGGCGATACCGTCTCCGCAAGCTTCCGCTCCGGCCACCCACGCAATAATCTCAGAACCGGGGGCACTTTTATCGAAGTGCAGCGCAAGGTAAATGGTAACTGGGAAACCTATCTTACTGATAATGACCTGGATACCCGTTTTATCTGGACGCGAGATACTGCGGTGGACTGTTTAGCTTGCTCTTTTGCCGAGGGTCAGTGGGTGATCGGTGAGGATACCCCAGCGGGTACCTATCGCATCAAACACAAAGGTAACTGGAAGAGCGGTTGGAGCGGTAAAATCACGAGTTACAGCGGAAAGTCCAGCAGTTTTACTGTGAATAAATAA
- a CDS encoding DUF1415 domain-containing protein: protein MEQDVTQVVEQWLTNVVVGLNLCPFARKPLRAGQIRYKVSEADEDNALLADLLKELQLLDSTPEDELLTTLLIIPKHLQDFSDYNQFLDLAEWLLGRNRYEGTYQLASFHPDYQFAGTAPEDAENLTNCAPYPILHLLREENLAKMIDLYPDPESIPENNIQRVESLTQEEKLRLFPYLFQQMKT, encoded by the coding sequence ATGGAGCAAGATGTTACTCAGGTAGTGGAACAATGGCTCACCAATGTTGTGGTGGGCCTAAACCTTTGCCCTTTTGCGCGCAAACCCCTGCGCGCTGGCCAGATTCGCTACAAAGTCAGCGAGGCAGATGAGGATAATGCTCTACTAGCGGACCTCCTCAAAGAGCTTCAATTACTCGACAGCACGCCGGAAGATGAGCTACTAACTACCCTGCTGATTATTCCCAAACATCTTCAGGACTTTTCTGACTACAACCAGTTTCTCGATCTGGCTGAATGGCTTCTGGGGCGCAACCGCTACGAGGGCACCTACCAGCTGGCCAGCTTCCACCCAGACTATCAATTCGCTGGTACTGCCCCAGAGGACGCAGAGAACCTCACCAATTGTGCTCCCTACCCGATTCTGCACCTACTGAGGGAAGAAAACCTGGCCAAAATGATCGACCTCTATCCAGATCCGGAGAGCATTCCGGAAAATAATATCCAACGGGTCGAATCTCTTACTCAGGAGGAGAAGCTGCGGCTCTTTCCCTATCTATTCCAGCAAATGAAAACATAG
- a CDS encoding hotdog fold domain-containing protein, whose protein sequence is MEYQSSKSAVLQLWKKFGGSAFGRWAVSKIVAFKAPYFRSIKPCFTQISPGRVEVSLKKRWSVTNHIGTVHAIAMCNAAELAGGVCLDVSLDRRFRWIPVGMEVKYLKMAKTNLKAVCEYPDFASIEAGDVVMPVGVFDTNGEEVFHADITMRVSQRPTAK, encoded by the coding sequence ATGGAGTATCAGTCCTCGAAGAGTGCAGTTTTGCAGCTTTGGAAGAAGTTTGGTGGTTCGGCGTTTGGACGCTGGGCAGTTTCTAAGATTGTCGCTTTCAAGGCACCTTACTTTAGGTCTATCAAGCCCTGCTTTACCCAAATATCACCTGGGCGCGTAGAGGTATCTTTGAAGAAACGCTGGAGTGTGACGAACCATATCGGCACCGTGCATGCCATTGCCATGTGCAATGCTGCTGAACTTGCCGGTGGGGTTTGTCTGGATGTTTCCCTGGATCGCCGCTTCCGCTGGATTCCTGTGGGTATGGAAGTCAAGTACCTGAAAATGGCGAAAACCAACCTGAAAGCGGTTTGTGAGTATCCAGATTTTGCCTCCATTGAGGCTGGGGATGTAGTGATGCCGGTGGGAGTCTTCGATACCAATGGTGAGGAAGTATTCCACGCGGATATCACCATGCGAGTGTCCCAACGTCCGACAGCCAAGTAA
- a CDS encoding haloalkane dehalogenase, translating into MSIERLRTPEERFSILPGFPYQPHYIDSLDGYDSMRMAYIDEGNSSAETTFLCLHGEPSWSYLYRKMIPVFVEAGHRVVAPDLFGFGRSDKPVDDKVYTFNFHRNSLIQLIEHLNLKNITLVCQDWGGLLGLTLPMDMPGRSTRLLVMNTAIAAGDGASEGFYHWRNFSVSVPEIPVGGLIANDARSEVNLLDIVAYDAPFPDNRYKAGVRRFPSIVPVDPGMEGAELGLRAREFWSSNWEGDSFMAIGMRDAVLGEKVMAMLRSTIKNCPKPLKVEEAGHFVQEYGKEIAEKALAHFQLQKVPAQ; encoded by the coding sequence ATGTCTATTGAGCGATTAAGAACTCCCGAAGAACGCTTCTCCATTCTGCCTGGTTTTCCCTACCAACCTCATTATATCGATAGCCTGGATGGCTACGATTCCATGCGCATGGCCTATATTGATGAAGGAAACTCCAGTGCGGAAACGACATTCCTGTGCCTGCACGGAGAGCCAAGCTGGAGCTATTTATACCGCAAAATGATTCCAGTATTTGTTGAAGCCGGGCATCGGGTAGTTGCCCCGGATCTCTTTGGTTTTGGTCGTTCAGACAAGCCTGTGGATGACAAGGTCTATACCTTTAACTTCCATCGAAACAGTCTGATACAACTGATTGAGCACCTGAACCTTAAAAATATCACTTTGGTTTGCCAGGATTGGGGCGGCCTACTGGGACTCACCCTCCCTATGGATATGCCTGGTAGATCTACTCGTTTATTGGTAATGAATACCGCGATTGCAGCCGGGGATGGTGCCTCTGAAGGTTTTTACCACTGGAGAAACTTCTCTGTCAGTGTTCCAGAAATCCCGGTGGGTGGACTGATCGCCAATGATGCCAGATCTGAAGTTAATCTCTTGGATATAGTCGCTTATGATGCGCCCTTCCCAGACAACCGCTATAAGGCTGGAGTCCGCCGTTTCCCTTCGATTGTGCCGGTTGATCCCGGTATGGAGGGTGCGGAACTGGGGCTTAGAGCCAGGGAGTTCTGGTCCAGTAACTGGGAAGGCGATAGCTTTATGGCGATTGGAATGCGAGATGCCGTGCTCGGTGAAAAAGTAATGGCAATGCTGAGGAGCACCATCAAAAACTGCCCGAAACCTCTCAAAGTTGAAGAGGCCGGTCATTTCGTACAGGAGTATGGCAAGGAAATTGCTGAAAAGGCCCTAGCCCACTTTCAACTACAAAAGGTACCGGCCCAATAA
- a CDS encoding DUF2058 domain-containing protein, protein MASLQDQLLQAGLVDKKKAKQIGKEKRKQQKVAKKSSQPQVDETKLAAQQARAEKAARDRALNAERDAAAQQKAIAAQIKQLVENNRQPYSGETAYNFTFDKKIKTIYVSETLRDHLIAGRLVIVAQGERFELVPRVIADKIAERNADIIVKPAETSTPMDEDDPYADFQIPDDLMW, encoded by the coding sequence ATGGCCTCACTGCAAGACCAGCTATTACAAGCGGGACTCGTCGACAAGAAAAAAGCCAAGCAGATCGGTAAGGAGAAGCGCAAACAGCAAAAGGTTGCAAAGAAATCATCACAGCCACAAGTTGATGAAACCAAACTGGCCGCACAACAGGCCCGCGCCGAGAAGGCCGCACGGGATCGCGCACTGAATGCCGAACGCGATGCGGCGGCTCAACAAAAGGCCATCGCCGCACAAATCAAGCAACTGGTGGAAAACAACCGACAGCCCTACTCTGGCGAAACTGCTTACAATTTCACCTTTGATAAAAAAATCAAAACTATATATGTCAGTGAGACACTGCGTGACCACTTAATAGCTGGCCGCCTGGTAATTGTCGCCCAGGGTGAACGCTTTGAACTGGTACCCAGAGTAATCGCCGACAAAATTGCCGAGCGCAATGCCGACATCATCGTGAAGCCCGCAGAGACTTCCACTCCAATGGATGAAGATGATCCCTACGCTGACTTCCAAATTCCTGACGACCTGATGTGGTAA
- a CDS encoding 6-carboxytetrahydropterin synthase yields MAQHFNITYCIDLNITKKVNYAYIEDNYLEEGFVGYRYRVECTCRVKYQDPPTDMSFLKTIFRAEIQDLCDHATIIDSQDPFLKEIISSNEYTSIINQQQNKPHFILKSSKVGKLCITPFKPSSENLAKAWYEAIREKITTHNSGPDIKFEKIKVWETNNWYTEYSANL; encoded by the coding sequence ATGGCTCAGCATTTCAATATCACCTACTGTATTGATCTCAATATTACCAAGAAAGTAAATTACGCCTATATTGAGGACAACTACCTGGAAGAGGGCTTTGTTGGGTATAGATATCGAGTGGAATGTACATGCAGGGTAAAATACCAAGATCCACCCACAGATATGTCTTTCTTAAAAACTATATTTAGAGCCGAGATTCAAGACTTATGTGATCACGCTACGATTATTGACTCTCAAGATCCCTTTCTAAAGGAAATTATCAGCTCCAATGAATATACAAGCATCATCAACCAACAACAAAATAAGCCACATTTTATTCTAAAGAGTTCAAAGGTTGGAAAATTATGCATAACCCCTTTTAAACCAAGTTCTGAAAATCTTGCTAAAGCTTGGTATGAAGCCATTCGTGAAAAAATTACAACCCATAATTCTGGCCCAGATATCAAATTCGAAAAGATTAAAGTTTGGGAAACTAACAACTGGTATACAGAGTATTCAGCAAATCTATAA
- a CDS encoding PaaI family thioesterase, with amino-acid sequence MTNITDEVHRGAICDLRALQQPGLQTFKRYIRGSLPGPPFWRLTGMQPTEAGLGKATYSMPITPWLADGTGVYWGGIYAMFADAPLASAIWTTLPAGKVLSTSELNMCFIRPITSTTQNIVGRATTVHSGSQVGLSSIQINDQEGRTLAYGSTRCLIADFPVNPNQELPLPDLGPTDPPDPYLRPPPKPYFCDMAHLPEQTPIELQRTTINEGRIHPIWMLTGYRAIEIENGRCISTMPSSPWFSNGTLSIYGGLLAWAADFTMGAAVYSTLSAGSIFATLDMHIRFARPAKLNSGDLILEAQVLHRGRQLRVSSCNIDTPSGKRVAIATGSALMIPGGAQMLSEGKEPDEIIATATSGKPWTP; translated from the coding sequence ATGACCAATATCACCGACGAAGTTCATCGCGGTGCCATCTGTGACCTGCGAGCGTTGCAACAACCCGGTCTACAGACTTTCAAGCGATATATTCGAGGAAGTCTACCGGGACCGCCCTTTTGGCGGCTCACGGGCATGCAGCCAACGGAAGCGGGGCTTGGTAAAGCCACTTACTCAATGCCTATTACGCCCTGGCTGGCAGACGGTACCGGCGTTTACTGGGGTGGTATCTATGCGATGTTCGCTGACGCACCCCTCGCCTCCGCAATCTGGACCACCTTGCCAGCCGGTAAAGTACTCAGCACATCTGAGCTGAACATGTGTTTTATTCGGCCTATTACCAGTACCACACAAAATATTGTCGGCAGAGCCACCACCGTGCACTCTGGTAGTCAGGTAGGCCTCTCCAGTATCCAGATTAATGACCAGGAAGGTAGAACCCTTGCTTATGGAAGCACCCGCTGCCTGATAGCTGACTTTCCGGTCAACCCAAATCAGGAATTGCCACTGCCTGACCTTGGGCCCACCGATCCACCAGATCCATACCTGAGACCTCCACCCAAGCCCTACTTTTGCGATATGGCGCACTTGCCTGAGCAAACGCCCATTGAACTGCAGCGCACCACCATTAATGAAGGCCGTATCCACCCTATATGGATGCTTACCGGTTACCGCGCGATCGAGATTGAGAACGGCCGCTGTATCTCGACCATGCCATCTTCTCCCTGGTTCTCAAATGGCACCCTATCTATCTACGGGGGCCTACTAGCCTGGGCCGCAGATTTCACCATGGGCGCCGCTGTGTACTCCACCTTATCGGCAGGTTCTATTTTTGCCACCCTCGATATGCACATTCGCTTTGCCAGACCGGCCAAGCTCAATAGTGGGGATCTGATCCTCGAAGCTCAGGTTCTGCACCGCGGTCGCCAGTTAAGGGTTTCCTCCTGTAACATCGACACCCCCAGCGGCAAGCGTGTGGCCATTGCCACCGGCTCAGCACTAATGATTCCAGGGGGCGCACAGATGTTGAGCGAGGGTAAAGAGCCCGATGAAATTATTGCTACCGCCACTTCCGGCAAGCCCTGGACCCCCTAA
- a CDS encoding cellulose binding domain-containing protein — MRVRFFKTGLTSLLLLGITPFSMAATNCEVNMVVQSQWDKGYMASVMVRNTGTEPINGWNVSWQWPGDQVIDGSWNAKVSQSGNAASAEGTGDFANIPVGEARSFGFNIAYSGGAQVPAKINASCDSQQIPKPTTPAEPTKGNTPLSDLESYNYILGTQTISPKYSFTGEGSLVESAKAIRAMGSNLLKIALSTGLYDELRGKGLDYQFKRMLEEVPAYREVLDMDFSHYMFWVEDSGSWMDNKGMSQEELTWQYDKIYAMAEYLLTQYSGSGKTFMIGHWEGDWNLVQKADGTRDDSQQKIDPLRIQGLIDWLNIRQKAIEDAKANVPHSNVNLYHYVEVNRVESAMQGKERITNAVLPHTNVDLVSYSAYDLTTKEKHSDFATLHAELTKALDFIDSKLPHKAGLPFEKRVFIGEYGYGESWFKDWGTRSGEAQDMLSRNVIKTSLEWGSPFILYWQMYGNEYDSWINEFVGYWLIDNNGNKKEIYHTHENFYKDAKSYLNNYQAKQGKLPSESEFRAFALKWFESSATATPDNNTTTPPTTPTTGTGTGTGTGTDPTPTTPDTQPQASGQCTVEYSIQDDWGNGFMANIVIRNTGSQPLDAWQIQWQWPGNQKVTNFWNAKVVDHSGSVTASGQDTIPPGEARAFGFNGEYSGTNSKPTLSATCQASSSDQAGTSDTSTSPNTATQPSGIGNSAQGETGKIKLWFIGDSITYGMTTLPYNSMGFRSQIWQHIVEAADGKSNFPLSSSDNNGALTISYNGQPVETIGTVSGPTGPDGIEKKTGNYWHTGIPGASTSDMLCFLNPTGHQIPAGYSSASCADSIAYFNSVVIEMCRESGNSAGWLDNQACQLNQNLETTDAVIVPIQLGTNDITHLNRSGATQCSSTPQAGSTTAKKLDQVVASIVSTENIRDNTTLVGKIYGHLNTLGIPNDKIAFVISTIPRRTNLDGQDPSNHCTDYYNTKIKSTVASIAPSTKVFLADQGNIVPTGDSVHPTTAGHKVMACNLLYGYNYGHSESFHCPIPGKIPNTGLLRAFAAVSAQ; from the coding sequence ATGCGTGTAAGATTTTTTAAAACAGGCTTAACCTCCCTTCTTCTACTAGGTATCACACCTTTCTCAATGGCGGCAACCAACTGCGAAGTGAATATGGTTGTACAGAGCCAATGGGATAAGGGCTACATGGCTTCCGTGATGGTGCGCAATACCGGTACAGAACCTATTAACGGCTGGAACGTCTCCTGGCAATGGCCTGGAGACCAAGTGATCGACGGTTCCTGGAATGCCAAGGTTTCCCAGAGTGGCAATGCAGCCTCCGCTGAAGGGACCGGCGACTTTGCCAATATCCCTGTAGGTGAGGCTCGCTCTTTTGGCTTCAACATCGCCTACTCCGGTGGTGCGCAGGTTCCAGCCAAAATTAATGCCAGTTGTGATAGCCAGCAAATACCTAAGCCGACGACACCGGCAGAGCCAACCAAAGGGAATACACCCCTCTCAGACCTGGAAAGCTACAACTATATTTTGGGCACCCAGACCATCAGCCCGAAATACAGTTTCACTGGGGAAGGCTCCTTGGTGGAATCCGCCAAGGCCATCCGTGCAATGGGCTCTAACCTGCTTAAAATCGCCCTTTCCACCGGCTTATACGATGAGCTTAGGGGCAAAGGTCTGGACTACCAATTCAAACGTATGCTGGAAGAAGTACCCGCTTACCGAGAGGTACTGGATATGGACTTCTCCCACTATATGTTCTGGGTGGAGGACTCCGGATCTTGGATGGACAATAAAGGAATGTCCCAGGAAGAGCTCACCTGGCAGTACGATAAAATCTATGCGATGGCCGAATATCTGCTTACGCAGTATAGTGGCTCTGGAAAGACTTTTATGATCGGTCACTGGGAAGGCGACTGGAATCTCGTGCAGAAAGCCGATGGAACACGGGATGATAGCCAGCAGAAAATCGATCCGCTGCGTATTCAGGGGTTAATCGACTGGCTGAATATCCGCCAAAAAGCCATTGAAGATGCCAAGGCCAATGTGCCCCACTCCAACGTCAATCTGTATCACTACGTTGAAGTGAATCGGGTGGAATCCGCCATGCAGGGCAAAGAGCGTATTACCAACGCAGTCTTGCCACATACCAATGTCGACTTGGTTTCCTATTCTGCCTACGATCTTACCACCAAAGAAAAGCACTCCGACTTCGCCACCCTTCATGCCGAGCTCACCAAAGCATTGGACTTTATTGATTCAAAGCTGCCACACAAGGCCGGACTGCCCTTCGAAAAGCGCGTGTTTATCGGTGAATACGGCTACGGGGAATCCTGGTTTAAAGATTGGGGAACCCGCTCCGGAGAAGCTCAGGACATGCTGTCCCGCAATGTGATTAAAACTTCTCTTGAATGGGGATCTCCATTTATTCTCTACTGGCAGATGTACGGAAATGAATACGATAGCTGGATCAATGAGTTTGTCGGCTATTGGCTGATCGATAACAACGGTAATAAAAAAGAGATTTATCATACCCATGAAAACTTTTACAAAGATGCCAAGAGCTATCTCAATAACTATCAGGCCAAGCAGGGCAAGTTACCATCCGAATCAGAGTTTCGCGCTTTCGCCCTAAAATGGTTTGAATCTTCTGCTACCGCCACTCCCGACAACAATACGACTACGCCACCAACAACTCCGACCACAGGCACAGGCACAGGCACAGGCACAGGCACAGATCCAACACCCACAACTCCGGATACGCAACCCCAGGCCTCTGGTCAATGCACAGTGGAATACTCCATTCAAGATGACTGGGGCAATGGATTTATGGCTAACATTGTCATTCGCAATACCGGCAGCCAACCTTTGGACGCTTGGCAAATACAATGGCAATGGCCTGGCAACCAGAAAGTCACAAATTTTTGGAATGCAAAAGTGGTTGACCACTCAGGCTCTGTTACAGCCAGTGGCCAAGACACCATTCCGCCAGGGGAAGCTCGAGCTTTTGGCTTTAATGGTGAATATAGCGGAACCAACAGTAAGCCAACCCTTAGCGCCACTTGCCAGGCTAGTAGCTCAGACCAAGCTGGTACCTCCGATACATCGACCTCCCCTAATACCGCTACCCAACCCAGCGGTATTGGCAACTCTGCCCAAGGTGAAACGGGAAAAATCAAACTCTGGTTTATTGGTGACTCCATCACCTACGGTATGACCACCCTGCCCTACAACTCTATGGGCTTCCGCTCTCAAATCTGGCAACACATTGTCGAAGCCGCCGATGGGAAATCCAATTTCCCCCTGAGTAGCAGCGACAATAATGGTGCACTGACCATTAGCTACAATGGTCAACCCGTAGAGACTATCGGCACCGTGAGCGGTCCTACCGGGCCAGATGGCATAGAAAAGAAGACTGGCAATTATTGGCACACTGGCATTCCGGGAGCCAGCACCAGCGATATGCTGTGCTTTCTCAACCCCACAGGTCACCAGATCCCTGCAGGCTACAGTTCTGCCAGCTGCGCTGACTCTATCGCCTACTTTAATTCTGTAGTTATTGAAATGTGCCGTGAGAGCGGCAATAGCGCGGGGTGGCTAGACAACCAGGCCTGCCAATTAAACCAAAATCTGGAAACCACGGATGCCGTTATTGTGCCCATTCAATTGGGCACAAACGATATCACTCACCTCAACAGGAGCGGCGCAACTCAGTGCAGCTCTACCCCGCAAGCTGGAAGTACGACTGCCAAGAAACTCGATCAAGTGGTCGCCAGTATTGTTTCAACGGAAAATATTCGGGATAACACAACTTTGGTAGGCAAAATATACGGCCACCTCAATACACTCGGGATACCAAACGACAAAATTGCTTTTGTGATTTCGACAATCCCCCGCCGGACAAACCTGGATGGCCAGGACCCATCCAACCACTGTACAGATTATTACAATACAAAAATCAAAAGTACTGTTGCTAGCATTGCTCCCTCAACAAAAGTCTTCCTTGCCGACCAAGGTAATATTGTACCTACCGGTGACTCAGTACACCCCACCACCGCTGGACACAAGGTCATGGCCTGTAACCTGCTATATGGCTACAACTATGGACACTCCGAAAGCTTCCACTGCCCAATTCCTGGTAAGATTCCAAACACAGGGTTACTTCGGGCATTTGCTGCTGTTTCAGCACAATAA
- a CDS encoding DUF99 family protein, which produces MKPLAELLRLKKRLRIIGFDDAPFQKERGSPVNISGIICTNTRFEGMLWGKVQKDGMDATEVITQLLQNSKFYPQINVVLIDGLAVGGFNIIDLPKLTESLRCPCIAVMRRPPDMLAIDKALMNFSDYPLRRQTLLKAGEIYSDKGFHFQVQGCPPNIAAQVLEQATDNGNVPEALRLAHMIGAAVITGQSGNRA; this is translated from the coding sequence ATGAAGCCCCTCGCAGAACTTCTTCGCCTGAAGAAAAGACTTCGCATTATTGGCTTTGACGATGCTCCTTTCCAAAAGGAACGGGGCTCACCGGTTAACATCAGTGGGATAATTTGTACCAACACCCGCTTTGAGGGCATGCTCTGGGGTAAAGTACAAAAGGATGGTATGGATGCCACCGAAGTTATTACGCAGTTACTGCAAAACAGCAAATTTTACCCACAAATCAACGTGGTGCTAATTGATGGCCTCGCCGTTGGAGGCTTCAACATCATCGACTTACCCAAGCTGACCGAATCACTAAGATGCCCTTGCATCGCCGTAATGCGCAGGCCTCCCGACATGTTGGCCATTGATAAAGCGCTAATGAATTTCTCTGATTACCCACTGCGCAGGCAAACTCTGCTAAAAGCGGGTGAAATTTACTCTGACAAAGGGTTTCACTTCCAGGTACAGGGCTGTCCCCCGAATATTGCTGCCCAGGTGCTAGAGCAAGCTACCGATAACGGTAACGTACCTGAAGCCCTCCGGTTAGCACATATGATTGGTGCAGCGGTAATAACTGGGCAGAGTGGGAATCGAGCCTAA